The genome window GCCCTGCCCGCATGCTTTGGGCCACAGCTCCCGGCAGAAGGGCTGACAGGGTACCTGATGAGGGCGATACCACCAAATGCTTGCCACGCCATAGAGAATCCTCCAGCACCAAGGAAGGCCTCAGAGAAATACATTGCGCTCATCCAGGGGTGCGGCTGCTCCTTTGCTGAGAAGGTCCTTCACGCCCAGCAGGCTGGCTACCAAGCTGCTGTTGTGTACAACGTGGATTCGGAGCAACTGATCACCATGACATCTGATGACAAAGAAATCCAGCAGCAGATTGAAATACCTTCACTCTTCACCGGAGAATCTGTCTCCCTTCACATGGAAAAGACTTCGCAATGTGAGAAAGGGGCATACATCAGACTTCTACCACCCAAATACTATTTCGCTCCTTATCAAGACAATGCTAAAATGCTGCAGGACACTCGCATCATGCGGGACATGTTCTGCATCATTATCACCACAATCTCAATTATGGTTGGCATAAGGTGGTGCAAGAAGGCTCATAAGATAAAGCTGTATACGTACAAGCGGGGAGACAAGCACGAGAGCTGTGTGATCTGCATGTCAGAGTACAAGGAAGGGGACCTCCTGAAGATCCTGTCCTGTTCCCACGCTTATCACTGCAGCTGCATTGACACCTGGCTCCACACCCAGCCCGGGAAGAAGACATGTCCCTTCTGCAAGCAGCCCGTGAACACCCACGGGCAAGGTGAGCTCCTGCTAGAACAGGCTCACGAGGATGTgaatgaggaggaagaggaggaggagcagggccaAGAATATGATGCGTTCAGAGAAGCGTATGAAGATGACGAATATGGAGATGGGGAGCAAGATAATGCAAACTCAGTGGAAGGGGAGTGCTTTGATTCTCTGGAGAACAGCACCATTTGAGCTGTGAGTTGGATAAGTTATCATTAAACCAAGCAAAACTTCCCCTGTGCTTTccctcagctcctgctccaggctAGCTTTTACTGGGAAGCAAGCAATGAACACTGCAGTTTTGGCTCCCTTCCCCGGGTCCCCCACCACAACAAGGCATAAAATCCCAGCTGGAAACATCAAAAATTCCTTAAGCCAGGGCAACAGGGGAGAAGCAGGGATTTAAGAACATTAGGTATGGGAGCTGGCTTATGTCTGCTAGGAAGCTTCCTCAATTCCCTCCCAAAATACCTGTGCATGGATACACAAGCGCACACACAGAATCTTGCTCTGAGTGTCGCCCAAAAATCCCAGGTGAGAACCATCCCGTGTATTGCAGAAAGCACGAACCGCTTCCTAGTCTGACAAGCCACaatacagagaggaaaaaaatgtcaggtaCTAAGGCATAAAGCAAGTCCCTTCCCATTACGGGTAAAACAAGGCCTGCaagcccccagcacctccttgTCACCCCGCACACTGAAACATGCTGTCCGCACGCGTTGGGTGGCTCAGCACAGCCCACCGCAGAGGGTAGCCTGGCCTTTAACCGCACGGGTTGAAAAACTGCTCCAGAAATATTGAGGGCACTTTAAACACCATCTCCTCAGCCGGGAGGTGATGCCAGCGGGAGGTAGAGGTCTTTACAGCAGGATTCACTTAGTGGAGCTGGGTagatggaaaaagaatgaaatgctTCTGAGCATGGCGTAATTGGCTGCGTTTGCCTGGTGGCTGGCAATCTCGCACGCTCGCAGAGGCTGACGTGACAGGAACATGCAACCTCCTGCTACCTAGGTTGTTCCAGGTCATTATCCAAATGTGCCTGAGCACCTTAAGGGTTGCTGGATTGATGTACTAACATGATGCAAACAGATCTTCGTCTCTTCTCCAGATACACCAGGTACAGCCGTATTATTTAGGCAGTCTGAATACTTTCCCAATCCCGCTTTAAAGCACGAGCAGAAATCAGCACCAGCTCCCCAGGCTGGTACGGGTGGCTCTAACACCCACCGTGGATGGGGCAGCCAGCCAAGTCACAAACTGCATATGGGAATACAGAGCTGGAAACGCTCACAAAACCAATATTAGCATTTAATCTCGTGTAAAAGAAAGCCGTAAAACCTCTTTACTAAATGCCAAAAATTAAGGAAGTGAACAGCTCTAACATACTGTGACCAAGACATCAAACCTCCACAGCTGTACAAAGGCTAACCTCCCAAATCAAAGGCTCTGCTCTAAACATAAGACAGTTATGGCAGTACCCAGAAGTGTGCTGTCACCAGATCTGTCTATTAGGACcatacaaaaacaacaacacaactaGGGCCAGCAAACAATCCTACAGCCTTGAAGTATTTTCCTATTGAGTGGCTACATTAAGACTCAGAAGACCAGGATTTAGAAAAGACTGTCGGGAAAAAATCATGCTGCAGAACTGAGAAGCATGATCTCTGCAATACAGAAATCTTGGAGACTTGAAAATAGCACCTAGATTACTTGCTTCTCTTGAAAGTATACACATTGTATTTGTGTTAGAGTGGGCTGGGAAGAATACGTGAATACACGGGACTTCCAGAGACAAGCTGGACCTGGATCTATCACTCCTGCCCTGGGGAAACCAGAACGGCTTCAGGTGGGATCAAAAGAGGAAACTGCAgtttcagaatttcttctgcagtggAGAAGTTCCAAACCAATTTCTCCTGGAATGAAACATGACGGCGTTTCCAAGGACTTGACAGAAACAAGTCTTTCTGCAAGTCCTCTGACTGagctgtttcatttcatttgtggaacaaatggggaaaaatgattTTCGAGTCCCTTCACAAGAAAACTGCCCTCCTCTGCAAGGTGTGCAGCCTCCTGGGAGCCACAAATCACTTCCACTGCTGAACGAGCCCCCTCAGGGTGCCTGAGGAAGCAAAGGCAGTTGTCTCCATCTGGGGAAGGAGACAGGTCCTTCGGAGGGTGATTAGCAGCAGGAAGTTCATTTAGGTGCTTTTAATTGCCTTCTGGAGGTAACTCTCCtgtcagcagctctgaaaaagaCAGGACTGGCTTCACTGGGCTGCACAAATGTCTTCATCCACTCCTCAGCATCTGGAGCTGACCTCAAAGCTCCCTGGGTCCGCAGGCCCTGTGGAGGTAGCTGGGTAGCTGACCCCAGGACCCTAAGGGGAAGGAATAAACAGAAGGATGTCAGCAGCACTCGCAGCTCCTGTCTCAGCACACTCACTGCCCTCGTTCTCCCTCAGCTGAGGTCTGAACAAGCGCAGATGCTGCAGacaggcagggagaggctgaAGAGGTATTTTCAACCTTCTGGTGGTACGATGGGCCAAAACAGGCTGCTGTGTCCCCCAGCAATGGTCTCACAGGCGACGGATGAGGAAGTGATTGAACAAGACCCCTGAGCCAGACCTTGGGATGGTTTTAGATAGTCACACGAAGGCACAGTGTCACCCAGCTGCAGTGTGCTGGGCTCAGGAGGAGAATCTCGGGGGGGAATTCTCCAGGCTGTAATATGCATGAGGAGAGATGAGCTGATCGTAGTGCCCGTAATATCTATCGGTTTCTTTCCACCTTCAAAGCAGCACGTGCTCTAGAGGGGCTGAATTTTATTGAAATGGGTCAGTAGAAAAATAGATCCTTCTTACAACACAATGCTGCATTGCCTTAAtttaaaaaggagaggaaaaaaaaagagcaggatcTGGGTAAGAGAGCAGCTCTTCAGTCCATTTAATGTTATCAAAGCCTATCacactgaaaatctgaagtGTGTGCCATAGCAAACCTGACCTCCAGCCCTCCAGCTGTCAGATCCACTGCCCTCCATCAGCATTAATGGCACTCCTAACACAGCGAGGTTAGCTTATTGCCAGGGTGGGACACGCAGCCCTTGGAGCCTGAATGAGGATTATTAACTTCTCCGGAGGTAGCACTGTCCCAGAGTGGAAAATAAACTACCACAGACAGTGCACCAGAGGGAAAAGGAGGACGAAGGGTCTGGGGCATGCTGGGGCAGAGCATTTGACCACGCAGACATTGATggagcatcctgcagcagcgtggggacggggctggcCCAGCACAACcatgctgctggtggctgggaatcgggagaggaggaaaagtgCAGGGGGTGAGGTCTGGAAAAGGCCACGCTGGGAGGGGGCACAGGCAGATCTTACAAGAAGGTTCGTGGGTCCTGCAGAGGTGCTGTAAAAGCAGTGTGTTAAATTGCCACCGAATCACAGAGAGGAGGCAAGGGATGAGAAGAGAGCTGCTTCTGGGAAAGCGACCCCAGTTTGTGTGTCTCAGAGCTCAAGAAGAAGGGGAGCAGAGGTGCCATATAAGCAGAGGTGCCAACTCATGCCAGAAAAGGCTACCTAGAAAAAATTTAGACAAAcctaatgcagaaaaaaaggaaagtgaggGGGAAGGGGAACACAATCTCATGGATCCAGCCAGGAACAGCTCAGGGGAGCAGCCAAAGCCCTGACGAACCTACCAGAAGC of Cygnus atratus isolate AKBS03 ecotype Queensland, Australia chromosome 26, CAtr_DNAZoo_HiC_assembly, whole genome shotgun sequence contains these proteins:
- the LOC118258768 gene encoding E3 ubiquitin-protein ligase RNF13-like; amino-acid sequence: MSLQLQLLYFVVATFFHEVAVAEAFGHVAYNDSSKCVVYKALPACFGPQLPAEGLTGYLMRAIPPNACHAIENPPAPRKASEKYIALIQGCGCSFAEKVLHAQQAGYQAAVVYNVDSEQLITMTSDDKEIQQQIEIPSLFTGESVSLHMEKTSQCEKGAYIRLLPPKYYFAPYQDNAKMLQDTRIMRDMFCIIITTISIMVGIRWCKKAHKIKLYTYKRGDKHESCVICMSEYKEGDLLKILSCSHAYHCSCIDTWLHTQPGKKTCPFCKQPVNTHGQGELLLEQAHEDVNEEEEEEEQGQEYDAFREAYEDDEYGDGEQDNANSVEGECFDSLENSTI